A genomic stretch from Mastacembelus armatus chromosome 7, fMasArm1.2, whole genome shotgun sequence includes:
- the LOC113145727 gene encoding monocarboxylate transporter 2-like yields MSPAAATNLGYTPPDGGWGWAVVFGAFISIGFSYAFPKSLTIYFKEIQEYFSVSYSEIAWVSSVMLASMYAGGPVSSILVNRYGSRPVVMVGGIMVSAGMVLASFGTSIMHLYLCVGVIGGFGLAFNLQPALTIIATYFHVKRPLANGLAMTGSPVVLSTLAPLNQFLFDCFGWRGSFLILGSIVLNCCVAGALMRPVGICVQLEPKTEPPECNGETAEEAAVEDTSGQSANLRTEKSHSESQGCVHRFIDLSLFRHRGFLIYLIGNVVMFFGFFAPVVFLAPYAKHQGIDEYSAAFLLSLFALVDMFIRPTTGLIGNTKWVRPRIQYLFSFAVSYSGVCHLLCPLATGNVGLVVYAVFFGLGFGMVSALLFEVLMDLVGARRFSSAVGLVTIIECGPVLLGPPLSGALVDIFGEYKYLYYACGLFMLGPGIFLFIMHYYNYKKLDEEQRQRVAVEMRTSEEAVQLKMSQDDKTACETDG; encoded by the exons ATGTCCCCTGCAGCAGCAACCAATCTAGGCTATACCCCACCAGACGGAGGATGGGGCTGGGCTGTCGTCTTTGGTGCTTTCATCTCCATAGGATTCTCCTATGCCTTTCCCAAGTCCCTCACCATCTACTTTAAGGAGATTCAggaatatttttcagtttcctaCAGTGAGATTGCCTGGGTGTCTTCAGTCATGCTTGCCTCAATGTATGCAGGAG GACCTGTGAGCAGTATACTTGTAAACCGCTATGGCAGCAGGCCTGTGGTTATGGTTGGTGGGATTATGGTCAGCGCTGGCATGGTGCTCGCTTCTTTTGGCACTTCTATCATGCACCTGTACCTTTGTGTTGGTGTAATTGGAG GTTTTGGCCTCGCCTTCAACCTACAGCCAGCTCTGACCATCATAGCTACCTACTTCCATGTCAAAAGGCCTCTTGCAAATGGGCTGGCTATGACAGGAAGTCCAGTTGTTCTGTCCACTTTGGCACCTCTTAATCAGTTTCTGTTTGATTGTTTTGGTTGGAGGGGAAGCTTCCTCATCCTGGGATCCATTGTTCTGAATTGCTGTGTAGCTGGTGCTCTGATGAGACCAGTTGGCATATGTGTCCAGCTCGAGCCAAAGACTGAACCACCAGAGTGTAATGGAGAAACCGCTGAAGAAGCTGCTGTTGAGGACACCAGCGGACAGTCGGCTAACCTCCGAACTGAAAAAAGCCACAGTGAGAGTCAGGGCTGTGTGCACAGATTCATAGATCTCTCACTATTTAGACACAGAGGCTTCCTCATTTATCTCATTGGTAATGTGGTCatgttttttggcttttttgCACCCGTGGTTTTTCTGGCTCCTTATGCCAAACATCAAGGAATTGATGAATATTCAGCAGctttcttgctctctctttttGCACTGGTGGACATGTTTATCAGACCAACAACTGGCCTCATTGGCAACACTAAGTGGGTTAGGCCACGGATACAATATTTGTtcagttttgctgtttcataTAGTGGTGTGTGTCACCTACTGTGCCCACTGGCCACTGGAAATGTGGGTCTGGTTGtttatgctgttttctttggtttggGTTTTGGGATGGTTTCTGCGCTGCTCTTTGAAGTTCTGATGGATCTCGTTGGAGCTCGTCGCTTCTCCAGTGCTGTTGGGCTCGTCACCATTATTGAATGTGGACCAGTGCTTCTTGGTCCTCCACTCTCAG gaGCCTTGGTTGATATTTTTGGGGAATACAAATACCTGTACTATGCATGTGGATTATTTATGCTTGGGCCCGGcatatttttattcatcatgCATTACTACAACTACAAGAAACTGGACGAGGAGCAGAGGCAGAGGGTGGCTGTGGAGATGAGAACCTCTGAAGAAGCAGTTCAACTTAAAATGAGCCAGGATGATAAAACTGCATGTGAAACAGATGGATGA